Proteins encoded within one genomic window of Panicum virgatum strain AP13 chromosome 1N, P.virgatum_v5, whole genome shotgun sequence:
- the LOC120656429 gene encoding BTB/POZ domain-containing protein At2g24240-like, which yields MCTPATGRGRVRLNVGGRVFETTAATIAAAGRDTMLGAMLDASWNAGRDGGGGPAEYFIDRDPACFAVLLDLLRTGGLHVPPGVPEAALYREALYYGLLDRVRAARLGELDGDRLRLAASVPGRAPGDGTAVRAAPDGGCCVAHGGAVRVYNWALEERRPVHYPGHVPVNDAAYLDAATLLVAARERPGRRDDGGVAAFSALTGEPRHRFRVAHDRQPRSFTAGALALGAGCDVFASCKGRFNEYGVGVRDWNTGEQADFFYEPPGCALGDADRLQWLDATRTLMVATMFPRADSSSISLLDIRDKSVVWSWSDAGTPASLEDKHAVHAVAMEDGRSVCVINQYDDLGFLDLRKNAAGVRWRSRSKLATSGKTKACVEETCYPKLAAHSGQLFASTGDTISVFNGADHVLTSTLRCSNGGAICDFSIGGDRLFALHSEENVFDVWETPPPAII from the coding sequence ATGTGCACCCCCGCCACGGGCCGCGGCCGCGTGCGGCTCAACGTCGGCGGGCGGGTGTTCGAGACGACGGCGGCcacgatcgccgccgccgggcgggaCACCATGCTCGGGGCCATGCTGGACGCCTCCTGGAAcgccggccgcgacggcgggggCGGGCCGGCCGAGTACTTCATCGACCGCGACCCGGCCTGCTTCGCGGTGCTGCTGGACCTGCTCCGCACGGGCGGGCTGCACGTGCCCCCGGGCGTCCCGGAGGCGGCGCTCTACCGCGAGGCGCTCTACTACGGCCTCCTCGACCGCGtccgcgccgcgcgcctcggGGAGCTGGACGGCGACCGCCTGCGCCTGGCCGCGTCCGTCCCGGGCCGCGCGCCGGGGGACGGCACCGCCGTCCGGGCGGCCCCCGACGGCGGGTGCTGCGTCGCTCACGGCGGCGCCGTGCGCGTGTACAACTGGGCGCTGGAGGAGCGCCGCCCCGTGCACTACCCGGGCCACGTGCCGGTCAACGACGCGGCGTACCTGGACGCGGCCACGCTCCTCGTCGCCGCGCGGGAGCGGCCCGGCCggcgcgacgacggcggcgtggcggccttCTCCGCGCTCACGGGCGAGCCGCGCCACCGCTTCCGCGTGGCCCACGACCGCCAGCCCAGGTCCTTCACCGCCGGCGCGCTGGCCCTCGGCGCGGGGTGCGACGTCTTCGCCAGCTGCAAGGGCCGGTTCAACGAGTACGGGGTCGGCGTCCGGGACTGGAACACCGGCGAGCAGGCCGACTTCTTCTACGAGCCGCCCGGCTGCGCGCTGGGCGACGCCGACAGGCTCCAGTGGCTCGACGCCACCAGAACGCTCATGGTGGCGACCATGTTCCCGcgggccgactcctcctccatCAGCCTGCTGGACATCCGGGACAAGAGCGTCGTCTGGTCGTGGTCCGACGCCGGCACGCCGGCGTCGCTCGAGGACAAGCACGCCGTCCACGCCGTCGCGATGGAGGACGGGAGGTCGGTGTGCGTGATCAACCAGTACGACGACCTCGGGTTCCTCGACCTCCGGAAAaacgccgccggcgtgcgctgGAGATCGCGGAGCAAGCTGGCGACGAGCGGGAAGACCAAGGCGTGCGTCGAGGAAACCTGCTACCCGAAGCTCGCCGCGCACAGCGGCCAGCTGTTCGCGTCGACGGGCGACACCATCTCGGTGTTCAACGGCGCCGACCACGTGCTGACGTCGACGCTGCGGTGCAGCAACGGCGGCGCCATCTGCGACTTCTCCATCGGCGGCGACCGCCTCTTCGCCCTGCACAGCGAGGAGAACGTGTTCGACGTCTgggagacgccgccgccggcgatcatCTGA
- the LOC120656430 gene encoding protein IWS1 homolog isoform X2 — protein sequence MADDGSADPEKELRQLEDRLREVGERLQAPPDEAEDLLKLLKKVEDCLLKVEQSPPESTSNAIRPATEALVRKELMFHTDSNVRLAVASCISEITRITAPDTPYDDDAMRDVFSLIVGAFQHLDDIENPFFGRRASILDTVAKVRSCVVMLDLECDDLINDMFHHFLRTVSSGHSDTVISCMETIMKLVIEESEDVQPQIASCLLQNVRNEEKESSSPSFELAERVIDSCREKLKPVFLQSLKGTSLSEYSQIVALVCEEGSDDREDNNADPSGKDTVDDGKLSERTISDELPQESSKAEQDVSHPEQDGTSMNGNAGIAISSDATPADTGADSIAAEPKKKSALDSDKSIKLNPPDKSGATAHSGGDTKQEDLVASGEETNGAADDTSRPADITPVKPRRGRPPGPKSSEKKAAGKNKPSNLNLKKAGEAIDSAGKSTKRSAKDEVKPSAKKAGEAESSKKLQKSTSSKQQKDEALSEEDPAEDLSLKEMISPKSSTKGPGRTKVQSTENSTSKRKQEQETEELPRSRKNKGLDESLINARIKVWWPDDKMFYKGVVESFDSGSKRHKVAYDDGDVEVLLLRDEKWEFITEEKGASVASETPRGRKRKVDAVKEKNTETPKSDSVDPPKRRGRPKGVRSSNGTPSNISATPSAKGKTASKDVKETAKTGSNVKSEVEKSSKDKVSGSTEKTKDELPEEGDDKSASKPKEASIKGKDSKDEGKSTEGKARPGRKPKKPSTPAPAVSDADKEKQKEREGKTVGIEQEASANASTGKKRRRKA from the exons ATGGCGGACGACGGGTCCGCGGACCCGGAGAAGGAGCTGCGGCAGCTGGAGGACCGGCTGAGGGAGGTCGGGGAACGCCTGCAGGCACCGCCCGACGAAGCGGAGGACCTGCTCAAGCTCCTCAAA AAAGTTGAGGACTGTTTACTTAAAGTTGAGCAATCACCTCCTGAAAGCACATCAAACGCTATTCGACCAGCAACTGAAGCTCTGGTCAGGAAAGAGCTGATGTTCCATACTGACTCAAATGTCAGGCTTGCTGTGGCATCATGTATCTCTGAGATCACAAGAATCACTGCACCCGACACTCCTTATGATGATGATGCAATGAGG GATGTATTCTCTTTAATTGTGGGTGCCTTCCAGCATCTGGATGACATAGAGAACCCCTTCTTTGGAAGGagagcttcgattcttgatACTGTTGCAAAAGTCCGGTCCTGTGTGGTGATGCTAGATCTTGAATGTGATGATTTGATAAATGATATGTTCCATCACTTCTTGAGGACTGTTTC GTCTGGACATTCAGATACTGTCATATCCTGCATGGAAACAATAATGAAATTGGTAATTGAGGAAAGTGAGGATGTGCAACCCCAGATTGCATCATGCTTACTCCAAAATGTTAGAAACGAGGAGAAG GAATCTTCTTCGCCTTCTTTTGAACTTGCTGAGAGGGTGATAGACTCGTGCCGTGAAAAACTAAAGCCAgtctttctgcaatcactaaaAGGCACTTCCTTGAGCGAATACAGCCAAATCGTTGCATTAGTTTGTGAAGAGGGTTCAGATGACAGGGAAGATAACAATGCTGATCCTTCTGGGAAGGACACG GTGGATGATGGCAAACTCTCTGAAAGGACTATTTCCGACGAACTACCGCAG gaatcttcaaaggctgagCAAGATGTTAGCCATCCGGAACAAGATGGTACTTCTATGAATGGCAATGCAGGTATTGCCATTAGCAGTGATGCAACTCCAGCTGATACTG GTGCAGATTCCATTGCTGCAGAGCCCAAAAAGAAGTCAGCCCTTGATTCAGACAAAAGTATTAAGCTCAATCCTCCGGATAAATCTGGAGCAACTGCACATTCTGGTGGTGATACTAAACAAGAAGATCTTGTAGCATCTGGAGAGGAGACCAATGGAGCAGCTGATGATACATCAAGGCCTGCTGATATTACACCCGTTAAACCAAGACGGGGCCGACCTCCTGGTCCAAAGTCATCAGAGAAGAAGGCTGCTGGAAAGAATAAACcttcgaatttgaatttgaagaaGGCCGGGGAGGCTATTGATTCAGCAGGGAAGTCAACAAAACGATCAGCAAAGGATGAGGTCAAGCCTTCTGCAAAAAAGGCTGGTGAAGCAGAATCATCTAAGAAGCTTCAAAAGAGTACTAGTTCGAAACAGCAGAAGGATGAAGCTCTTTCTGAGGAAGATCCTGCTGAGGATCTGAGCTTAAAG GAAATGATCTCGCCGAAGTCTTCAACCAAGGGGCCAGGTAGAACCAAAGTACAAAGCACCGAGAATAGCACATCTAAGAGGAAGCAAGAACAAGAGACAGAAGAG CTTCCTCGTTCAAGGAAAAACAAAGGCCTTGATGAAAGCCTAATTAATGCAAGAATCAAAGTTTGGTGGCCAGATGATAAGAT GTTCTACAAGGGTGTTGTTGAATCATTTGATTCTGGTTCTAAAAGGCACAAG GTCGCATATGATGATGGAGATGTAGAAGTACTACTTCTCAGGGATGAAAAGTGGGAATTTATCACTGAG GAGAAAGGAGCTTCTGTGGCATCTGAAAC GCCACGaggcagaaaaagaaaagtggaTGCAGTGAAGGAAAAAAATACAGAAACACCTAAAAG TGATTCTGTGGATCCTCCAAAGAGAAGGGGACGTCCCAAAGGTGTCCGTTCGAGCAATGGGACACCGAGTAACATCTCTGCTACTCCAAGTGCGAAGGGGAAAACTGCAAGCAAGGATGTGAAAGAAACGGCTAAAACTGGCTCCAACGTTAAAAGCGAAGTTGAGAAGAGCTCCAAGGATAAAGTCAGTGGATCAACTGAGAAGACAAAGGATGAATTGCCGGAAGAAGGTGACGACAAGAGTGCAAGCAAACCCAAGGAGGCAAGCATCAAAGGCAAGGATTCCAAAGATGAAGGAAAGTCCACTGAAGGAAAAGCCAGGCCAGGTCGGAAACCAAAAAAACCCAGTACTCCTGCTCCTGCAGTGAGTGATGCTGACAAAGAGAAGCAGAAGGAGAGAGAAGGCAAGACTGTTGGAATAGAGCAGGAGGCATCAGCAAATGCTTCTACAGGGAAGAAGCGCAGAAGGAAGGCTTGA
- the LOC120656430 gene encoding protein IWS1 homolog isoform X3 — protein MADDGSADPEKELRQLEDRLREVGERLQAPPDEAEDLLKLLKKVEDCLLKVEQSPPESTSNAIRPATEALVRKELMFHTDSNVRLAVASCISEITRITAPDTPYDDDAMRDVFSLIVGAFQHLDDIENPFFGRRASILDTVAKVRSCVVMLDLECDDLINDMFHHFLRTVSSGHSDTVISCMETIMKLVIEESEDVQPQIASCLLQNVRNEEKESSSPSFELAERVIDSCREKLKPVFLQSLKGTSLSEYSQIVALVCEEGSDDREDNNADPSGKDTVDDGKLSERTISDELPQESSKAEQDVSHPEQDGTSMNGNAGIAISSDATPADTDSIAAEPKKKSALDSDKSIKLNPPDKSGATAHSGGDTKQEDLVASGEETNGAADDTSRPADITPVKPRRGRPPGPKSSEKKAAGKNKPSNLNLKKAGEAIDSAGKSTKRSAKDEVKPSAKKAGEAESSKKLQKSTSSKQQKDEALSEEDPAEDLSLKEMISPKSSTKGPGRTKVQSTENSTSKRKQEQETEELPRSRKNKGLDESLINARIKVWWPDDKMFYKGVVESFDSGSKRHKVAYDDGDVEVLLLRDEKWEFITEEKGASVASETPRGRKRKVDAVKEKNTETPKSDSVDPPKRRGRPKGVRSSNGTPSNISATPSAKGKTASKDVKETAKTGSNVKSEVEKSSKDKVSGSTEKTKDELPEEGDDKSASKPKEASIKGKDSKDEGKSTEGKARPGRKPKKPSTPAPAVSDADKEKQKEREGKTVGIEQEASANASTGKKRRRKA, from the exons ATGGCGGACGACGGGTCCGCGGACCCGGAGAAGGAGCTGCGGCAGCTGGAGGACCGGCTGAGGGAGGTCGGGGAACGCCTGCAGGCACCGCCCGACGAAGCGGAGGACCTGCTCAAGCTCCTCAAA AAAGTTGAGGACTGTTTACTTAAAGTTGAGCAATCACCTCCTGAAAGCACATCAAACGCTATTCGACCAGCAACTGAAGCTCTGGTCAGGAAAGAGCTGATGTTCCATACTGACTCAAATGTCAGGCTTGCTGTGGCATCATGTATCTCTGAGATCACAAGAATCACTGCACCCGACACTCCTTATGATGATGATGCAATGAGG GATGTATTCTCTTTAATTGTGGGTGCCTTCCAGCATCTGGATGACATAGAGAACCCCTTCTTTGGAAGGagagcttcgattcttgatACTGTTGCAAAAGTCCGGTCCTGTGTGGTGATGCTAGATCTTGAATGTGATGATTTGATAAATGATATGTTCCATCACTTCTTGAGGACTGTTTC GTCTGGACATTCAGATACTGTCATATCCTGCATGGAAACAATAATGAAATTGGTAATTGAGGAAAGTGAGGATGTGCAACCCCAGATTGCATCATGCTTACTCCAAAATGTTAGAAACGAGGAGAAG GAATCTTCTTCGCCTTCTTTTGAACTTGCTGAGAGGGTGATAGACTCGTGCCGTGAAAAACTAAAGCCAgtctttctgcaatcactaaaAGGCACTTCCTTGAGCGAATACAGCCAAATCGTTGCATTAGTTTGTGAAGAGGGTTCAGATGACAGGGAAGATAACAATGCTGATCCTTCTGGGAAGGACACG GTGGATGATGGCAAACTCTCTGAAAGGACTATTTCCGACGAACTACCGCAG gaatcttcaaaggctgagCAAGATGTTAGCCATCCGGAACAAGATGGTACTTCTATGAATGGCAATGCAGGTATTGCCATTAGCAGTGATGCAACTCCAGCTGATACTG ATTCCATTGCTGCAGAGCCCAAAAAGAAGTCAGCCCTTGATTCAGACAAAAGTATTAAGCTCAATCCTCCGGATAAATCTGGAGCAACTGCACATTCTGGTGGTGATACTAAACAAGAAGATCTTGTAGCATCTGGAGAGGAGACCAATGGAGCAGCTGATGATACATCAAGGCCTGCTGATATTACACCCGTTAAACCAAGACGGGGCCGACCTCCTGGTCCAAAGTCATCAGAGAAGAAGGCTGCTGGAAAGAATAAACcttcgaatttgaatttgaagaaGGCCGGGGAGGCTATTGATTCAGCAGGGAAGTCAACAAAACGATCAGCAAAGGATGAGGTCAAGCCTTCTGCAAAAAAGGCTGGTGAAGCAGAATCATCTAAGAAGCTTCAAAAGAGTACTAGTTCGAAACAGCAGAAGGATGAAGCTCTTTCTGAGGAAGATCCTGCTGAGGATCTGAGCTTAAAG GAAATGATCTCGCCGAAGTCTTCAACCAAGGGGCCAGGTAGAACCAAAGTACAAAGCACCGAGAATAGCACATCTAAGAGGAAGCAAGAACAAGAGACAGAAGAG CTTCCTCGTTCAAGGAAAAACAAAGGCCTTGATGAAAGCCTAATTAATGCAAGAATCAAAGTTTGGTGGCCAGATGATAAGAT GTTCTACAAGGGTGTTGTTGAATCATTTGATTCTGGTTCTAAAAGGCACAAG GTCGCATATGATGATGGAGATGTAGAAGTACTACTTCTCAGGGATGAAAAGTGGGAATTTATCACTGAG GAGAAAGGAGCTTCTGTGGCATCTGAAAC GCCACGaggcagaaaaagaaaagtggaTGCAGTGAAGGAAAAAAATACAGAAACACCTAAAAG TGATTCTGTGGATCCTCCAAAGAGAAGGGGACGTCCCAAAGGTGTCCGTTCGAGCAATGGGACACCGAGTAACATCTCTGCTACTCCAAGTGCGAAGGGGAAAACTGCAAGCAAGGATGTGAAAGAAACGGCTAAAACTGGCTCCAACGTTAAAAGCGAAGTTGAGAAGAGCTCCAAGGATAAAGTCAGTGGATCAACTGAGAAGACAAAGGATGAATTGCCGGAAGAAGGTGACGACAAGAGTGCAAGCAAACCCAAGGAGGCAAGCATCAAAGGCAAGGATTCCAAAGATGAAGGAAAGTCCACTGAAGGAAAAGCCAGGCCAGGTCGGAAACCAAAAAAACCCAGTACTCCTGCTCCTGCAGTGAGTGATGCTGACAAAGAGAAGCAGAAGGAGAGAGAAGGCAAGACTGTTGGAATAGAGCAGGAGGCATCAGCAAATGCTTCTACAGGGAAGAAGCGCAGAAGGAAGGCTTGA
- the LOC120656430 gene encoding protein IWS1 homolog isoform X1: MADDGSADPEKELRQLEDRLREVGERLQAPPDEAEDLLKLLKKVEDCLLKVEQSPPESTSNAIRPATEALVRKELMFHTDSNVRLAVASCISEITRITAPDTPYDDDAMRDVFSLIVGAFQHLDDIENPFFGRRASILDTVAKVRSCVVMLDLECDDLINDMFHHFLRTVSSGHSDTVISCMETIMKLVIEESEDVQPQIASCLLQNVRNEEKESSSPSFELAERVIDSCREKLKPVFLQSLKGTSLSEYSQIVALVCEEGSDDREDNNADPSGKDTVDDGKLSERTISDELPQESSKAEQDVSHPEQDGTSMNGNAGIAISSDATPADTGESNQVLPSTKEKHAQPCYAENIVDADQLNIGHHEGADSIAAEPKKKSALDSDKSIKLNPPDKSGATAHSGGDTKQEDLVASGEETNGAADDTSRPADITPVKPRRGRPPGPKSSEKKAAGKNKPSNLNLKKAGEAIDSAGKSTKRSAKDEVKPSAKKAGEAESSKKLQKSTSSKQQKDEALSEEDPAEDLSLKEMISPKSSTKGPGRTKVQSTENSTSKRKQEQETEELPRSRKNKGLDESLINARIKVWWPDDKMFYKGVVESFDSGSKRHKVAYDDGDVEVLLLRDEKWEFITEEKGASVASETPRGRKRKVDAVKEKNTETPKSDSVDPPKRRGRPKGVRSSNGTPSNISATPSAKGKTASKDVKETAKTGSNVKSEVEKSSKDKVSGSTEKTKDELPEEGDDKSASKPKEASIKGKDSKDEGKSTEGKARPGRKPKKPSTPAPAVSDADKEKQKEREGKTVGIEQEASANASTGKKRRRKA, from the exons ATGGCGGACGACGGGTCCGCGGACCCGGAGAAGGAGCTGCGGCAGCTGGAGGACCGGCTGAGGGAGGTCGGGGAACGCCTGCAGGCACCGCCCGACGAAGCGGAGGACCTGCTCAAGCTCCTCAAA AAAGTTGAGGACTGTTTACTTAAAGTTGAGCAATCACCTCCTGAAAGCACATCAAACGCTATTCGACCAGCAACTGAAGCTCTGGTCAGGAAAGAGCTGATGTTCCATACTGACTCAAATGTCAGGCTTGCTGTGGCATCATGTATCTCTGAGATCACAAGAATCACTGCACCCGACACTCCTTATGATGATGATGCAATGAGG GATGTATTCTCTTTAATTGTGGGTGCCTTCCAGCATCTGGATGACATAGAGAACCCCTTCTTTGGAAGGagagcttcgattcttgatACTGTTGCAAAAGTCCGGTCCTGTGTGGTGATGCTAGATCTTGAATGTGATGATTTGATAAATGATATGTTCCATCACTTCTTGAGGACTGTTTC GTCTGGACATTCAGATACTGTCATATCCTGCATGGAAACAATAATGAAATTGGTAATTGAGGAAAGTGAGGATGTGCAACCCCAGATTGCATCATGCTTACTCCAAAATGTTAGAAACGAGGAGAAG GAATCTTCTTCGCCTTCTTTTGAACTTGCTGAGAGGGTGATAGACTCGTGCCGTGAAAAACTAAAGCCAgtctttctgcaatcactaaaAGGCACTTCCTTGAGCGAATACAGCCAAATCGTTGCATTAGTTTGTGAAGAGGGTTCAGATGACAGGGAAGATAACAATGCTGATCCTTCTGGGAAGGACACG GTGGATGATGGCAAACTCTCTGAAAGGACTATTTCCGACGAACTACCGCAG gaatcttcaaaggctgagCAAGATGTTAGCCATCCGGAACAAGATGGTACTTCTATGAATGGCAATGCAGGTATTGCCATTAGCAGTGATGCAACTCCAGCTGATACTGGTGAGTCTAATCAAGTACTACCTTCCACAAAAGAGAAGCATGCACAACCTTGCTATGCTGAAAACATAGTGGATGCTGATCAGTTGAATATTGGTCACCATGAAGGTGCAGATTCCATTGCTGCAGAGCCCAAAAAGAAGTCAGCCCTTGATTCAGACAAAAGTATTAAGCTCAATCCTCCGGATAAATCTGGAGCAACTGCACATTCTGGTGGTGATACTAAACAAGAAGATCTTGTAGCATCTGGAGAGGAGACCAATGGAGCAGCTGATGATACATCAAGGCCTGCTGATATTACACCCGTTAAACCAAGACGGGGCCGACCTCCTGGTCCAAAGTCATCAGAGAAGAAGGCTGCTGGAAAGAATAAACcttcgaatttgaatttgaagaaGGCCGGGGAGGCTATTGATTCAGCAGGGAAGTCAACAAAACGATCAGCAAAGGATGAGGTCAAGCCTTCTGCAAAAAAGGCTGGTGAAGCAGAATCATCTAAGAAGCTTCAAAAGAGTACTAGTTCGAAACAGCAGAAGGATGAAGCTCTTTCTGAGGAAGATCCTGCTGAGGATCTGAGCTTAAAG GAAATGATCTCGCCGAAGTCTTCAACCAAGGGGCCAGGTAGAACCAAAGTACAAAGCACCGAGAATAGCACATCTAAGAGGAAGCAAGAACAAGAGACAGAAGAG CTTCCTCGTTCAAGGAAAAACAAAGGCCTTGATGAAAGCCTAATTAATGCAAGAATCAAAGTTTGGTGGCCAGATGATAAGAT GTTCTACAAGGGTGTTGTTGAATCATTTGATTCTGGTTCTAAAAGGCACAAG GTCGCATATGATGATGGAGATGTAGAAGTACTACTTCTCAGGGATGAAAAGTGGGAATTTATCACTGAG GAGAAAGGAGCTTCTGTGGCATCTGAAAC GCCACGaggcagaaaaagaaaagtggaTGCAGTGAAGGAAAAAAATACAGAAACACCTAAAAG TGATTCTGTGGATCCTCCAAAGAGAAGGGGACGTCCCAAAGGTGTCCGTTCGAGCAATGGGACACCGAGTAACATCTCTGCTACTCCAAGTGCGAAGGGGAAAACTGCAAGCAAGGATGTGAAAGAAACGGCTAAAACTGGCTCCAACGTTAAAAGCGAAGTTGAGAAGAGCTCCAAGGATAAAGTCAGTGGATCAACTGAGAAGACAAAGGATGAATTGCCGGAAGAAGGTGACGACAAGAGTGCAAGCAAACCCAAGGAGGCAAGCATCAAAGGCAAGGATTCCAAAGATGAAGGAAAGTCCACTGAAGGAAAAGCCAGGCCAGGTCGGAAACCAAAAAAACCCAGTACTCCTGCTCCTGCAGTGAGTGATGCTGACAAAGAGAAGCAGAAGGAGAGAGAAGGCAAGACTGTTGGAATAGAGCAGGAGGCATCAGCAAATGCTTCTACAGGGAAGAAGCGCAGAAGGAAGGCTTGA
- the LOC120656430 gene encoding protein IWS1 homolog isoform X4, giving the protein MFHTDSNVRLAVASCISEITRITAPDTPYDDDAMRDVFSLIVGAFQHLDDIENPFFGRRASILDTVAKVRSCVVMLDLECDDLINDMFHHFLRTVSSGHSDTVISCMETIMKLVIEESEDVQPQIASCLLQNVRNEEKESSSPSFELAERVIDSCREKLKPVFLQSLKGTSLSEYSQIVALVCEEGSDDREDNNADPSGKDTVDDGKLSERTISDELPQESSKAEQDVSHPEQDGTSMNGNAGIAISSDATPADTDSIAAEPKKKSALDSDKSIKLNPPDKSGATAHSGGDTKQEDLVASGEETNGAADDTSRPADITPVKPRRGRPPGPKSSEKKAAGKNKPSNLNLKKAGEAIDSAGKSTKRSAKDEVKPSAKKAGEAESSKKLQKSTSSKQQKDEALSEEDPAEDLSLKEMISPKSSTKGPGRTKVQSTENSTSKRKQEQETEELPRSRKNKGLDESLINARIKVWWPDDKMFYKGVVESFDSGSKRHKVAYDDGDVEVLLLRDEKWEFITEEKGASVASETPRGRKRKVDAVKEKNTETPKSDSVDPPKRRGRPKGVRSSNGTPSNISATPSAKGKTASKDVKETAKTGSNVKSEVEKSSKDKVSGSTEKTKDELPEEGDDKSASKPKEASIKGKDSKDEGKSTEGKARPGRKPKKPSTPAPAVSDADKEKQKEREGKTVGIEQEASANASTGKKRRRKA; this is encoded by the exons ATGTTCCATACTGACTCAAATGTCAGGCTTGCTGTGGCATCATGTATCTCTGAGATCACAAGAATCACTGCACCCGACACTCCTTATGATGATGATGCAATGAGG GATGTATTCTCTTTAATTGTGGGTGCCTTCCAGCATCTGGATGACATAGAGAACCCCTTCTTTGGAAGGagagcttcgattcttgatACTGTTGCAAAAGTCCGGTCCTGTGTGGTGATGCTAGATCTTGAATGTGATGATTTGATAAATGATATGTTCCATCACTTCTTGAGGACTGTTTC GTCTGGACATTCAGATACTGTCATATCCTGCATGGAAACAATAATGAAATTGGTAATTGAGGAAAGTGAGGATGTGCAACCCCAGATTGCATCATGCTTACTCCAAAATGTTAGAAACGAGGAGAAG GAATCTTCTTCGCCTTCTTTTGAACTTGCTGAGAGGGTGATAGACTCGTGCCGTGAAAAACTAAAGCCAgtctttctgcaatcactaaaAGGCACTTCCTTGAGCGAATACAGCCAAATCGTTGCATTAGTTTGTGAAGAGGGTTCAGATGACAGGGAAGATAACAATGCTGATCCTTCTGGGAAGGACACG GTGGATGATGGCAAACTCTCTGAAAGGACTATTTCCGACGAACTACCGCAG gaatcttcaaaggctgagCAAGATGTTAGCCATCCGGAACAAGATGGTACTTCTATGAATGGCAATGCAGGTATTGCCATTAGCAGTGATGCAACTCCAGCTGATACTG ATTCCATTGCTGCAGAGCCCAAAAAGAAGTCAGCCCTTGATTCAGACAAAAGTATTAAGCTCAATCCTCCGGATAAATCTGGAGCAACTGCACATTCTGGTGGTGATACTAAACAAGAAGATCTTGTAGCATCTGGAGAGGAGACCAATGGAGCAGCTGATGATACATCAAGGCCTGCTGATATTACACCCGTTAAACCAAGACGGGGCCGACCTCCTGGTCCAAAGTCATCAGAGAAGAAGGCTGCTGGAAAGAATAAACcttcgaatttgaatttgaagaaGGCCGGGGAGGCTATTGATTCAGCAGGGAAGTCAACAAAACGATCAGCAAAGGATGAGGTCAAGCCTTCTGCAAAAAAGGCTGGTGAAGCAGAATCATCTAAGAAGCTTCAAAAGAGTACTAGTTCGAAACAGCAGAAGGATGAAGCTCTTTCTGAGGAAGATCCTGCTGAGGATCTGAGCTTAAAG GAAATGATCTCGCCGAAGTCTTCAACCAAGGGGCCAGGTAGAACCAAAGTACAAAGCACCGAGAATAGCACATCTAAGAGGAAGCAAGAACAAGAGACAGAAGAG CTTCCTCGTTCAAGGAAAAACAAAGGCCTTGATGAAAGCCTAATTAATGCAAGAATCAAAGTTTGGTGGCCAGATGATAAGAT GTTCTACAAGGGTGTTGTTGAATCATTTGATTCTGGTTCTAAAAGGCACAAG GTCGCATATGATGATGGAGATGTAGAAGTACTACTTCTCAGGGATGAAAAGTGGGAATTTATCACTGAG GAGAAAGGAGCTTCTGTGGCATCTGAAAC GCCACGaggcagaaaaagaaaagtggaTGCAGTGAAGGAAAAAAATACAGAAACACCTAAAAG TGATTCTGTGGATCCTCCAAAGAGAAGGGGACGTCCCAAAGGTGTCCGTTCGAGCAATGGGACACCGAGTAACATCTCTGCTACTCCAAGTGCGAAGGGGAAAACTGCAAGCAAGGATGTGAAAGAAACGGCTAAAACTGGCTCCAACGTTAAAAGCGAAGTTGAGAAGAGCTCCAAGGATAAAGTCAGTGGATCAACTGAGAAGACAAAGGATGAATTGCCGGAAGAAGGTGACGACAAGAGTGCAAGCAAACCCAAGGAGGCAAGCATCAAAGGCAAGGATTCCAAAGATGAAGGAAAGTCCACTGAAGGAAAAGCCAGGCCAGGTCGGAAACCAAAAAAACCCAGTACTCCTGCTCCTGCAGTGAGTGATGCTGACAAAGAGAAGCAGAAGGAGAGAGAAGGCAAGACTGTTGGAATAGAGCAGGAGGCATCAGCAAATGCTTCTACAGGGAAGAAGCGCAGAAGGAAGGCTTGA